One Halolamina litorea genomic window carries:
- a CDS encoding DUF7319 domain-containing protein — translation MADTADDDPAGARERPDESGGDDDADDVEGRSPADGRAPLDDTESTDLDELREQVEARYDFEEFGPADMAEMEREEWEAVFDPDTWITGPELIDRIERDLQNRIATREVFARLERHGGPEGDRLLAYSDEGYAIINPDGSIEGEGTVLRDVEPTVALCSMEDYEPPEPPANATLPDPEDVESGTGELGNTMLQLIAAAQVVAGLGLLAGWLFLDLQPDIVQGDVIAPAVGIGFLLIGVFLFIVVANARLSDRFRAEEYRDRLRAVDEAGERPEFVPQLSDDGERE, via the coding sequence ATGGCCGACACCGCCGACGACGACCCGGCTGGCGCGCGCGAGCGCCCCGACGAGAGCGGCGGCGACGACGACGCCGACGACGTCGAGGGGCGAAGCCCCGCGGACGGTCGGGCCCCGCTCGACGATACCGAGTCCACCGACCTCGACGAACTACGGGAACAGGTCGAGGCCCGGTACGACTTCGAGGAGTTCGGTCCCGCCGACATGGCGGAGATGGAACGCGAGGAGTGGGAGGCGGTGTTCGACCCCGACACGTGGATCACGGGGCCGGAGCTGATCGACCGGATCGAACGGGACCTGCAGAACCGGATCGCCACCCGCGAGGTCTTCGCGCGGCTGGAACGCCACGGCGGCCCCGAGGGCGACCGGCTGCTCGCGTACTCCGACGAGGGGTACGCGATCATCAACCCCGACGGCAGTATCGAGGGTGAGGGGACCGTGCTCCGGGACGTGGAGCCGACGGTGGCACTCTGTTCGATGGAGGACTACGAGCCGCCGGAACCGCCGGCGAACGCGACGCTCCCCGATCCCGAGGACGTGGAGTCGGGCACCGGCGAACTCGGGAACACGATGCTGCAACTGATCGCGGCCGCGCAGGTCGTCGCCGGGCTCGGGCTGTTGGCCGGCTGGCTCTTCCTCGACCTCCAGCCCGACATCGTGCAGGGGGACGTGATCGCGCCGGCGGTCGGGATCGGGTTCCTCCTGATCGGCGTCTTCCTCTTCATCGTCGTCGCCAACGCCCGCCTCTCGGACCGTTTCCGGGCCGAGGAGTACCGCGACCGGCTCCGAGCCGTCGACGAAGCCGGCGAGCGCCCGGAGTTCGTTCCCCAGTTGAGTGACGACGGGGAGCGCGAGTGA
- a CDS encoding plastocyanin/azurin family copper-binding protein, which produces MKRRDFLRATGGSGGAVAIGSGVAAGQESTGTDTGSGGGGSGPTETVTVGPGGSLVFEPAELTIATGTTVNFVWDSNTHNVVPTSQPEGADWAGEGEQGVTFDSGHEYSYTFTTTGAYEYVCTPHESAGMVGSIEVVEELEAAGGGGERELHDIGAPIHPHWVGVGTILMMFVSLVFTFYILKYGESPNTGNTGGGE; this is translated from the coding sequence ATGAAGAGGCGGGATTTTCTCCGAGCGACCGGCGGCTCAGGCGGGGCCGTCGCCATCGGTTCGGGGGTCGCAGCCGGGCAGGAAAGTACCGGCACCGACACCGGATCGGGAGGCGGCGGTAGCGGGCCGACCGAGACAGTGACCGTCGGCCCGGGTGGGAGCCTCGTGTTCGAGCCGGCAGAGCTCACCATCGCGACCGGGACGACCGTGAACTTCGTCTGGGACAGCAACACGCACAACGTGGTCCCTACCAGCCAGCCCGAGGGCGCCGACTGGGCGGGCGAGGGCGAACAAGGGGTCACGTTCGACTCGGGCCACGAATACTCCTACACGTTCACCACGACGGGGGCCTACGAGTACGTCTGTACGCCCCACGAGTCCGCGGGCATGGTCGGCTCCATCGAGGTCGTCGAGGAACTGGAAGCCGCCGGCGGTGGTGGCGAGCGTGAACTCCACGATATCGGTGCCCCGATCCACCCCCACTGGGTGGGGGTCGGTACCATCCTGATGATGTTCGTCAGCCTCGTGTTCACGTTCTACATCCTGAAGTACGGCGAGTCACCGAACACCGGTAACACTGGAGGTGGCGAGTAA